Proteins found in one Xyrauchen texanus isolate HMW12.3.18 chromosome 30, RBS_HiC_50CHRs, whole genome shotgun sequence genomic segment:
- the LOC127624075 gene encoding bone morphogenetic protein 2-like produces MVAVVRALMVLLLGQVLLGGAAGLIPEIDRRKYGDSGRHAPERSDISSLSEFELRLLNMFGLKRRPTPSKSAVVPQYMLDLYYMHSENDDQNARRPRSAMGTHAERAASRANTIRCFHHEEALEALSSMKGKTTQQFFFNLISVPIEELITAAELRIFRDQVLTDTTAPTNSSSAGGFHRINIYEVFRPALSPTKEPLTRLIDTRHVQDSHTRWESFDVGSVVARWASDSRHNHGFLVEVLHPEETEGPEEANSNRRRHVRVSRSLHGDEDSWSQARPLLVTYSHDSQGNAVLHTNREKRQARRGPKRRKQHQRTNCRRHNLYVDFSDVGWNEWIVAPPGYHAFYCHGECPFPLSDHLNSTNHAIVQTLVNSVNSNIPRACCVPTELSPISLLYLDEYGKVILKNYQDMVVEGCGCR; encoded by the exons ATGGTCGCCGTGGTCCGCGCTCTCATGGTGCTGTTGCTCGGTCAGGTGTTGCTGGGAGGTGCCGCTGGACTCATTCCTGAGATCGACCGACGGAAATACGGTGATTCGGGGAGACACGCGCCGGAGCGGTCCGACATAAGCTCTCTAAGCGAATTCGAGCTTCGGCTGCTCAATATGTTCGGACTGAAGCGTAGACCCACGCCGAGCAAATCGGCGGTGGTTCCTCAGTACATGCTGGACCTGTATTATATGCACTCTGAGAATGATGACCAGAACGCGCGGCGCCCGAGAAGCGCGATGGGAACGCACGCTGAACGGGCGGCCAGCAGAGCGAACACTATAAGATGTTTTCATCACGAAG AGGCTTTGGAGGCACTGTCCAGCATGAAAGGAAAAACAACTCAGCAGTTTTTCTTCAACTTAATCTCCGTTCCCATCGAGGAGCTAATCACCGCTGCAGAACTACGTATTTTCAGGGACCAGGTTCTTACTGACACAACAGCCCCGACCAATAGCAGCAGTGCAGGTGGCTTCCACCGAATTAATATTTACGAGGTGTTTAGGCCAGCGCTATCCCCCACCAAAGAGCCTCTTACTAGACTTATTGACACCCGTCATGTGCAGGACTCTCACACACGTTGGGAGAGCTTTGACGTGGGCTCTGTTGTGGCACGCTGGGCGAGCGACTCCAGGCATAACCACGGCTTCTTGGTGGAGGTGCTCCATCCTGAGGAGACGGAAGGACCAGAGGAGGCCAACAGCAACCGGAGGAGGCATGTAAGGGTGAGTCGTTCCCTCCATGGCGATGAGGACTCGTGGTCGCAAGCCCGACCCCTGCTGGTCACATACAGCCACGACAGCCAGGGCAACGCTGTCCTTCATACGAACCGAGAGAAGCGGCAGGCGCGGCGAGGGCCAAAGCGCAGGAAACAGCACCAGCGCACAAACTGCAGGCGGCACAACCTCTATGTGGACTTCAGTGACGTAGGCTGGAACGAGTGGATTGTGGCGCCGCCCGGCTATCACGCATTCTACTGTCATGGCGAGTGTCCCTTTCCTCTGTCAGACCACCTCAACTCCACCAATCACGCCATCGTCCAGACATTGGTGAACTCGGTCAATTCGAACATTCCGAGAGCCTGTTGCGTACCAACGGAACTTAGTCCCATTTCTCTGCTCTACCTGGACGAGTACGGGAAAGTAATTCTTAAAAACTACCAGGACATGGTGGTTGAGGGCTGCGGGTGCCGATGA